GGGTGGCTACAACTGTTGGAGAAACATATCATGTTGGTGAATCTTCTCAGGTGGTTGATGAGATAAAACAGTATTACGATTGTCGTTATTTATCACCGTCTGAATCCATGTGGAGAATTTTTGCTTATGATATTCATCATAGATGGACGTCAGTACAGAGGTTGACTTTTCACTTACCGAACCAGCAGCATGTTGTATTCGATGATGGTGATATCACTACTCATGTTTATTTGCTCAACAAAGATTTGCTGACGATGTTTACGGGTTGGATGATGGCCAACAGGCGATTCTCGGATGGGTGGTCTTTAACATATGTTGAATATCCAGGAAAATTTGTCTATTGTTCGAATAGTAGGGAGTGGAAGCCGAGACAGAGGGGATTCTCAATTGGAAGATTGAGTTTTGCTCATCCCTCATCTGGTGAACTTTTCTATATGCGGATGCTTTTGAATGTGCAGAGAGGTTGTACCAGTTTTCGAAGTATAAGAACCGTGAATGGTGTTACTTATGATACATTTCAGGAGGCATGTTCTGCCATGGGATTCTTGATAGATGATAAGGAGTATATTTCTACTATTAAGGAAGTCGCTGAGGTAGCGTCCGCTGCACAGCTAAGGAAGCCTTTTGTGATGTTGTTGCTATCTGGTTCCATGGGAAGGCCTCTGTCAGTTTGGGAACAAACTTGGGCTTATTTGTCTGATGATATTCTTTATCGTAGAAGGCATGAGCTGCAATATCCTGGTAAAAATTTTGTTCATGGTGATTTTATTATATGACAAGCAGTCACACACAGACACAGACAATGCAGAAATTATATTATCGtgctaatatttattaattattgttaaacgTAGATCTAACAATTAGTCAGGACGATTTGCAAACATTTTGTTTGTTGGAGATTGAGAAACTATTGCAGAGTAATGGAAAATCATTGAGAAATTATGCTGGCATGCCGGTTCCTAATAACTCTTTAGTATCTCAATTTAGCAACTTGATGCTGCTGCGTGAGTTGCAGTATGACACTATTTCTTTGACTCGTGAGCATGATGCAAATGTGTTAAAGTTAAATGAAGAACAGAGGGTGGTCTACGATAAAATCATTGATTGCATTTCGAATAAGAGGCACGGATTCTTTTTTGTGTATGGGTTTGGTGGCTCTGGAAAAACTTTTTTATACAGGGTTTTGTCGGCTAGATTGCGATCTGAGAAAAGGATTGTTATAAACGTTGCTTCTAGTGGTATTGCTTCTCTGTTGTTACCTGGTGGTAAGACGACTCACTCTATGTTCAATATTCCTGTTGAGCTGACTAAAGATACTGTTTGTCGGATTAAGAAGGATAGTGCAAAAGCTGAGGTAATTCGATTAGCCGATTTGATTTGGGATGAGGCACCGATGACTAACAAATTGGCATTTAAAGCGCTCGATAGGATGTTACGTGATATAATGGTTTCGGTCTCTGATAGGAATAAAGATTTACCTTTTGGTGGGAAGGTGGTTGTTCTCGGTGGTGATTTCAGGCAGGTCTTGCCAGTTATTCCGAAAGGTTCTCGTGATGAGATTGTCATGGCTTCGATAAATTCTTCTGTCCTCTAGAAATATTGTGAAGTTTTGTGTCTGACGAAAAATATGAGGTTAACAATGGGATTGGAACAATCAACTCCTTAAGAGTTAAGGTCATTTTCAAATTGGATACTTCAAATCGGTGAAGGTCGATGTGGAACAGTGGTCAATGATAAACTTTTTGTTGATATTCCTTCTGATCTAATCATTCTTGTCTTGGAAAATCCAGTGGAAGATATTGTAAATACAATCTATTCGAATTTGGTTCAGAATTTTTGTGATCTAAGTTTTTTCCAGGATCGGGCAATTTTGGCTCCGACTGTCGACAATGTTGAAGAGATAAACAATTATATAGTTGACTTGTTGCCTGGGGAGAAGAAAAATTATCTTAGTACTGATTCGATATGTGGTAGTGATGTCTATtctgatgttgatgttgattgGATAAATGTTGAATTCTTGAATCAGATTAGGTGTTCTGGTCTACCTAATCATTCGTTGAAGTTGAAAATAGGCGTGCCTATTATTTTGTTGAGGAATATTGATCTAGCTGGGGGTTTGTGTAATGGGACCCGACTTGTGTGAGATTTAGGGAGAAATGTGATCGGTGCGGATATTGTTTCTGGTAGCAATGTTGGGGATAAATTTTTATCAGTAGAATGAATATGATTTCCAGTGATACAGTTATACCATTTAAATTCCAACGCCGTCAGTTTCCGATTTCTCTGTCGTTTGCGATGACAATAAACAAAAGCCAGGGTCAGACATTATCAAGAGTTGGTTTGTTCTTGCGTCATCCTGTATTTTGTCACGGTCAACTTTATGTAGCTGTTTCCCGAGTTAGGAATAGAAATGGTCTTAAGATTTTACTTTGTGATGATGGATTAGTTGATCCTATCAGGACTGAAAACGTTGTATTTACGGAAGTTTTTGATAAGATATAATGTAGTTTCTTCTTATACATTCCAATCTTATCTATGtaatttatagttttattttggTCTATGTTTTCTTTAGAGAGGGATAGTTTCTTTGGGGTATGTGTAAAATCGTCTCAACCATTTTGTGTGCACTAGATGCACCATTTTTTATGAACCGTTAGATTctattaaatgaaaatcaaaggaTGTTATGAAAGAAGAGTATTCATATGatttataaatatagaatatattaCTATATATTAGCATACGCGTGGTTTTATCTCCGATGTGGAGAGCTATCCGCGTTTCAGGCCTGCAGACATCCAAGCTGGACGTTCTTCTCCAGCGTGGCTTCTCCTCAGGAAGGGTGCGGGTGCTCCTCTTTGCTTTTGCCGTCAGCTGTCTTTACTCGCGATTCCTTCATGCAAGCCCTTTTTTGTAGATTTAGTTGATCAGGTAATCATCAAATTGAACCCGAGCCCCTTTGTTTTCATCTCCTGATCTGCTTCCCTCTGCCCTACCAAACATTGTATATAGCCTCTATTTCTTCGGTCTTTGGTTCCTTGTCATTTAGTGCAGGTTAAGGATTTTCCCATAGAGTCTCAAATAGAAGATCTGCAACCAATCAATCAGGTACACTCTTCTGGTCTCTTTACTTCCAAACCTGTTTTCGTCTTCAtcgtttttctttttgttcattGTGTATATTCTTGTGATCAAATTTCGTATCTCTTACACTGTTAATCCAGGTTTTACTGTCTAGGGTTTGTGAATCTGCTAATTTGTGAATTGTCTATCTGGCTTTGTATGTTTCTGGGTTCATgttcttttttatattctttgGAAGTTGATGTTAATTTGAATATGGTCTATCAATTGGATTCATCTTCTTCACCTTCATTGTCTGCAATTTCGTGTTAATTTGATTATCATTTCTCCTTTTGTTAGTTGTTGaggtttttttttgtatgtGGTTTGTctattttatcaatattttggtttttataatGATTAGAAAGATGAAATTTCTACTTAtgttttcttatatttataGATCATGGTTTGGTTTTGTCAGTCATTGTCTAGGTATCGGGTTTCTACCTAGTCTACTTCGTCAACAGTGATGTAATTGGCAGAGTTTTTCCAACAAAGTGAGTTTATGGATCCACCCTCTCCTATTCGAGTTTTGCATTTCGATTTTCCTTCTCATTCAATAATCCATTTAAATTGTTTattatattgtttaattttttttatttttttaataaaaactattttatatttcatcTGTTGCATTTCGTAGACATAAAGTTGTTTGCGCTGAATTTAATAGCTTCATTGAGAAAGGAATGGGTGTTGTGACACCAAGTTGGCATCATGGTCCTCTgttatcttttcctaaaaatgtCTTCTGCACATATAACGATGTTATTCCATATCTTATGTGTCTTTTtggaaatattaaattttattaaaaaaattgattatttacttttttaattctgatattattttttccaaaaaatagaaaaaaattatattgttaatatattaataaaaataaaatatgacaaccttattaatgaaaaataattatttatcttctTACAGCAAGAAAAGTCATATGATACCAATGCAAGTTTCATTTTAAtgttataaacaaaaaatttattttaatcttaattAGACTCGGTccatacaattttattttatttttgttaattatttctATGATATATATTTaggtaatatatattattagtaataacttttttataatGTATGTATCAATTATTTTTGGTGCCTtctgtcttctatttttttattattttggttttaatatttagtaaaaattctaatttaatgtctaatattttaaatattttgttttagttcaaaataattttgtacgaatttaaatattgttatAGTATTGTTATTTAAAGTACTTAATTATGCACTAAAATATTATGTATCTATTACAGTCTATCAatgttcttcttttatattaaccTTTGATCTCTATGTAATATAATCTAATGCTCTATACAAATATGGCATACTCTATAAGTACATAATTGTTGTTCTCATTTAAGATATACCCTCTTGTTTAATGAATAGAATTGATGGTTCatattttactttgatttttttcatttaaaaaagtCAGTTTTTAAATACAGTTATTTTATCGACTATCAAAAAGTTTATTGACTATGGCCCAGTTTGGGTAACCAACTTCTccttttgataaaataacttaaataataaatgactctattaaaagtaacttataaatatgttattttgtgtttgaatttttaactctaaaagtgcttattttatagaaatgtgatgaaaagtaaatgtattatgagagaagtcactttttttaacttctttataAGCTCCTAAATAGCTTCTTAGAAAGTtgcaatttggttttgaaaattgtatcagacattaatactaatacttttcataagttaaaagttaaaaaaagttaCTTCTAAAATTTTGCAAACGGGCCCTAtatctttttgaaaatattaaattttattaaaaaacttgATTATTTACTTTTGTAAATCtgatattgtttttttttttcaaataaaatatattgttattattttatattttttttgtgaatttaTCTAAATCtcaattgattttgtttttttttgttagttaaaaTGTATCTGTTTTAATAGATGAacgagatttttattttttaaaaatttcaatttaaattatttttttaatacattgaatttgcataaaataaaaaaattaaatatataatgtaacaccctaccacacagggccttacgcttaagtcataaagcagaggtggcaaggtattacgacctctaaaagaaaaTGATATCTACATAGATATAGTTGGGTAAAATCatatctaggagccttgaagaacaaGCTAAACAAATTGATAAACAGAAAATCGTGACACACTCGCATGGATATTCGTAAAACGGATAGGTAAAATCGAAAGATAActgaacatatatatatacatatcagaGTTCCAAAACTCAGATAGCAAGCTCCAGACAcgacctgcgaagctaaggccgGCCAGAGtatataattacatatatatacaacccAAAATAAAGCTCAAACCACAAAATAAACCCCTGTGTCTCCAAGTCGACCTCTAGGagggacaaaacacaaaatatacatGCGGAGAttctataaacatatatacatagcctAAAACAAAATATGACAGTCCAAAAGACAGTTCTTCGCTCGTAAGGAAGATACCCAAACGCTCAACGAGGtgtctctcgacctgcatctgaaaaacaacaacatagtatgggatgagaaccggaggttctcagtatggtaaaggtgcccgcatagttaatataaaaggtctcgggaaagccagaggcattcctagaacttCGACACTCAGATTTCAACCTAAGAATTCAACTAAACCAGAAATTAGGTAAGTTGTCTAAGGTATTCTAATTCTGAATCTAACCTTAACCTAATAATTCACGTTCTGTCTCCTCTAATCCTCCGAATCATTGGTGGAACAATCCTCTCTCCTCACACCTTCGCCAAGAAGGATTTCTCAGAAAACATACACATATAGTTCAAGCAAGAAAAGCACAGCTAGAGAAGCATTTatagcaagtagaacaagtagcggATAAGCAGAATTAAACAgttaagcaaaccaaaacaatgcacactcaagcagcattgttaatataaaaggtctcgggaaagccagaggcattcctagaacttCGACACTCAGATTTCAACCTAagaattcaactaaaaaaaaccATAAGCATGGTGGTTATCTAAGGTTCTAAATCTTAACTAAACTCTAATAAAGTCCCTCAACATTTTTCGCCTTCCTCCAAAATCCTCCAAAACTCTAGTAGAACCACACAAACAAAAGCAAACACAAATAGAGTACAGTTATTGTAGGTAGCAAGTATGACAAATAGCATGTTGATTCACAAAGGCAATCCCAAATAATGCACAAGCAAACAAAACAAgtatatgcatatgatgcatgcctgccctatggctgataaGTCTCATCTATCGGTTATAATGCCAAACCCGACATGTTCGGTAGCTAACCTTGGACAGAACACCAAACACGGAGCAAGAGGGACAACGCTGtaacccttgcatcttacccgcGTACCCAAAGTAGGAAAAAACTTCACCCTGCCTATTACCTAGGTGGTGTTACAGTTCTCAACCTAGAGCAAGCGGTGTCAGAACTCAACCCTTGTATCTTACCTGGAGTCTCGAACTCTTATCCGGAGCAAGTGGCATATcacaatcaaattcaatctCATTATCATTATAATTAATTCATAATCGTTCAACTTCACAATCAAACTCAATTTTCgtcattcttctccttcaactCTTTCNNNNNNNNNNNNNNNNNNNNNNNNNNNNNNNNNNNNNNNNNNNNNNNNNNNNNNNNNNNNNNNNNNNNNNNNNNNNNNNNNNNNNNNNNNNNNNNNNNNNNNNNNNNNNNNNNNNNNNNNNNNNNNNNNNNNNNNNNNNNNNNNNNNNNNNNNNNNNNNNNNNNNNNNNNNNNNNNNNNNNNNNNNNNNNNNNNNNNNNNNNNNNNNNNNNNNNNNNNNNNNNNNNNNNNNNNNNNNNNNNNNNNNNNNNNNNNNNNNNNNNNNNNNNNNNNNNNNNNNNNNNNNNNNNNNNNNNNNNNNNNNNNNNNNNNNNNNNNNNNNNNNNNNNNNNNNNNNNNNNNNNNNNNNNNNNNNNNNNNNNNNNNNNNNNNNNNNNNNNNNNNNNNNNNNNNNNNNNNNNNNNNNNNNNNNNNNNNNNNNNNNNNNNNNNNNNNNNNNNNNNNNNNNNNNNNNNNNNNNNNNNNNNNNNNNNNNNNNNNNNNNNNNNNNNNNNNNNNNNNNNNNNNNNNNNNNNNNNNNNNNNNNNNNNNNNNNNNNNNNNNNNNNNNNNNNNNNNNNNNNNNNNNNNNNNNNNNNNNNNNNNNNNNNNNNNNNNNNNNNNNNNNNNNNNNNNNNNNNNNNNNNNNNNNNNNNNNNNNNNNNNNNNNNNNNNNNNNNNNNNNNNNNNNNNNNNNNNNNNNNNNNNNNNNNNNNNNNNNNNNNNNNNNNTAGAGAAGcatttacagcaagtagaacaagtagcggATAAGCAGAATTAAACAgttaagcaaaccaaaacaatgcacactcaagcaaacaaacaaatgcatatgatgtatgcctgtcctatggctgatgagtctcatctgtcggttatacagccaacccgacaagtcctggtagttaaccattggacagtccctctgtgcgcgcatccccaagctcGATAATGTtccatggagttaaactccaagctcaaatataatatttcatGGAGTCAtactccaagctcaataatatagtattccatggagacgaactccaagctcaaatataatattcaatatatatgcatgcccatgggggaatccggggagttaaagtgcccggtcacatctTGCGACAGAGGGTCAACAAATAGTCTCAAATACACAAGCCATCTAATAATCTCTTTCCATTTAAAAATAACACTTCAAATCCAAACTTCAATTcttatagaaattttggcaATATCTCTTCTAAGACTCAAATTTCTGCCACTCTTCAAGGGTCCCAACTATTAAACCAAAAACCTCTCAATCTTTCAAATCATTTCCAGCAACAAATtgtttcaaaatcaaacaaatactaatattaaatctttttccaaaatcAACCAACTTCAACAGCAAATTATTAACAACAGCTGAACCACACATTCTATTCCATATACACAATCCATCAATTATACATTCAGTccattcctatcttaaggtcttctagcctgagttttcacgtgacattaaatgttaactacgagaaaccaaaaccataccttcgtacggaatcaaaatattcaaagctCTGGAGAAGCTTTCTAACCGAGCTATCGAAGAAGAAAGTGTCCAGAATCGTCTATGCCTCCTAAAACTCTCGTTGGCCAAACCCCAAAAGAAAGAGGAGCTACGTCATTGTCAACTTCCACTAATCAAAAATGGTGCCAACGTGTAGAGGAGGAGGTTACGAATACTCTTACCGGATTATATTTTTGACTGGAATTACAAATCACAAGAAATCGGGCTCAAAAGAGTTGAGGTTCCAAGGTTTTCGTTCTTCTCACTCACGGCttactctctcttttctttttagttcaATTGGTGATTAACGAAGGGAAAAGGAAGATAAGTATGGATTGATAATATTAACTGAAGCTTTGTGGTTATCAAAGCTTCATTAGGTGtcatttatatacatatacatgcATGCATGCCACGTTTCAGTttcaatttcatatatatatgtaaatgtaTATATAAGTTATGCtttagttttctttctttttagttcCTTTAAGGCTTCGgccaaaaggaaaataaataatataatataataatgataatattagcGTGAAATTAAgtgattatataataataataatagtaataataataataataataatgaaaattcttatatatatatatatatatttttgagatatcttattataataataaaaataacttaaaacttttaaaaaaaatttagatttaaagtattataaaatttatttaattattgtaaaaaaaataattttctttaaatacaataataaattatgaataattaattatttaatttttcaaaaattcggggtgttatatataaaattattgattttcttttttttagtacGAGTCTAAAAAACACTTGGTTgtaggattttatttttattaatataatcatCTCAATTAAACGATAAACTTAATTAAAGTGagattattctaatttttttcagcAAATTCATCACTTTCGGTTGATTAGGGATCCTAAAAGGCGTTTCTACCTCACCCCATCTCCTCTATCCCTAACCCAATCTCCATCCGTCGCATGATGTCTGCACCCCCATCCTCGACTAATATTTCGGCTTTCCTCCTCGGTTCTGGCCTCATGCAGAGAAGCTATGGCTATCTCTGCGATTCCATTCGATCCCACCATGAGGGTGTTGTTCTCTTCGTTGTGTCTGTTCCTTCTCCCCAGGGTTGCTCTGTCTCTCTCTGTCGAGCATATCTCATTCTCCATCTTGATTTCTTGGTTTTGGATAGCAGACATTGCCACCGCGGTTCAAGAGGTATATGTGGGCTATGGTTCTATTCTCCTCCTGTTCAATCTCTTTTTTGATTCCTTCTGCagtttcaatttctttttttgtgttaattgttgttgttttctgGATCTATCATTTAATTTTGAGTTGTTTGGTTTCTGATTTAATCATAGTGATTGTTACTTGTTTTTATAAATCAATGGTTCTCTCCTATGTTTGTGCTGTTGGTGTTTCTGTGAAATAATTTACTTCTTGGGGGGTTTGctcattataaattatataattttctttCTGCTATTAGACTGAAGTTAACTGTAGTGTTTGGTATAGTTGACTGATgaaattctgtttttgctttatTGTGAATTGTCAAATCAATTATATGAGGTAGGTATTTGGTAATTTGCAACAGGCCTCTTTCcatattgtttttgctcttttcCCATGAGTATTTGGTTACTTGTGATATCTTCCTAAATGATGTGTGTAGCCATATCAATCTATATATGCCTATTAGTCTATCTCTGTCCTATATGTGAAGCTTACATTGTAAGCTTTAGTGTTTCTTAAATTTGGGAGTTTATAACTCCAACTCATGTGTTTATCTTCTCATCTTAGTTCTGAATTCTTCTCTGTATATTTTCTCCGTTTGGTGTTCTTATCCTACATATTTTGGGAATGAATAACTGTGTTGATCTGGTAGAGAAAATCACTCCATGgagaaaatcatgaaaagtTCATGTTAAAGTTGTGAAGTTGTGGTACCACAAGAATCCTGCTTTGGATCCTTCTCAAAATCTGTTGCATATGTTCTTAATGGATGAGAaggtgaattttattttatgttagcATTTCCTTAGGTTGTTgcaagttttcttttttttttttaatatgcagAAGGGAAGGTTGGAAACTGatatgtttttgttattttatttctttttttttaatatgcagAAGGGAAGGTTGGAAACTGAtatgtttttgttgttttatttttttaatcaagtgTTGTTATGATGTTTGGATAc
The genomic region above belongs to Arachis duranensis cultivar V14167 chromosome 3, aradu.V14167.gnm2.J7QH, whole genome shotgun sequence and contains:
- the LOC107480575 gene encoding uncharacterized protein LOC107480575, whose translation is MWRIFAYDIHHRWTSVQRLTFHLPNQQHVVFDDGDITTHVYLLNKDLLTMFTGWMMANRRFSDGWSLTYVEYPGKFVYCSNSREWKPRQRGFSIGRLSFAHPSSGELFYMRMLLNVQRGCTSFRSIRTVNGVTYDTFQEACSAMGFLIDDKEYISTIKEVAEVASAAQLRKPFVMLLLSGSMGRPLSVWEQTWAYLSDDILYRRRHELQYPDLTISQDDLQTFCLLEIEKLLQSNGKSLRNYAGMPVPNNSLVSQFSNLMLLRELQYDTISLTREHDANVLKLNEEQRVVYDKIIDCISNKRHGFFFVYGFGGSGKTFLYRVLSARLRSEKRIVINVASSGIASLLLPGGKTTHSMFNIPVELTKDTVCRIKKDSAKAEVIRLADLIWDEAPMTNKLAFKALDRMLRDIMVSVSDRNKDLPFGGKVVVLGGDFRQVLPVIPKGRCGTVVNDKLFVDIPSDLIILVLENPVEDIVNTIYSNLVQNFCDLSFFQDRAILAPTVDNVEEINNYIVDLLPGEKKNYLSTDSICGSDVYSDVDVDWINVEFLNQIRCSGLPNHSLKLKIGVPIILLRNIDLAGGLCNGTRLV